A single window of Pseudomonas benzenivorans DNA harbors:
- the ptsN gene encoding PTS IIA-like nitrogen regulatory protein PtsN — MIRLENILTPGRSLVNVPGGSKKRVLEQIANLVARELPDLDGQDIFESLIAREKLGSTGFGNGIAIPHCRLPGCSAPISALLRLDAAVDFDAIDGAPVDLLFVLLVPEAATDEHLELLRQIASMLDRSDVRERLRQAQSSESLYQVVVDVQNSR; from the coding sequence ATGATCCGACTTGAAAATATCCTGACCCCCGGCCGTTCCCTGGTGAACGTGCCGGGCGGCAGTAAGAAACGCGTACTCGAACAGATTGCCAACCTGGTGGCGCGCGAGCTGCCCGACCTGGATGGACAGGACATTTTCGAGAGCCTGATCGCCCGCGAAAAGCTCGGCTCCACCGGTTTCGGCAACGGCATCGCCATTCCGCACTGCCGCCTACCCGGCTGCAGCGCCCCGATCAGCGCCCTGCTGCGGCTGGATGCAGCAGTCGACTTCGACGCCATCGACGGTGCCCCGGTCGACCTGTTGTTCGTCCTGCTGGTACCCGAGGCGGCGACCGACGAGCACCTGGAACTGCTACGCCAGATCGCCAGCATGCTTGACCGCAGCGACGTGCGCGAACGCCTGCGCCAGGCGCAAAGCAGCGAGTCCCTGTACCAGGTCGTGGTGGACGTGCAAAACAGCCGTTAG
- the hpf gene encoding ribosome hibernation-promoting factor, HPF/YfiA family gives MQVNISGHQLDVTDALRDYIDEKLNRLERHFDKITNVQVTMEVEKLKQKIEATLHIAGGEVVANAEHDDMYAAIDLLTDKLDRQLIKHKEKQLERQQGAMAR, from the coding sequence ATGCAAGTCAACATCAGTGGACATCAACTGGATGTGACCGACGCCCTACGCGACTACATCGACGAGAAACTCAATCGACTGGAGCGCCACTTCGACAAGATCACCAATGTGCAGGTCACCATGGAGGTCGAGAAGCTCAAGCAGAAAATCGAAGCGACCTTGCACATCGCCGGCGGCGAAGTGGTCGCCAACGCCGAACACGACGACATGTACGCAGCCATCGACCTGCTCACCGACAAACTCGACCGACAACTCATCAAGCACAAGGAAAAGCAGCTCGAACGCCAGCAGGGCGCCATGGCCCGCTGA
- a CDS encoding RNA polymerase factor sigma-54 has protein sequence MKPSLVLKMGQQLTMTPQLQQAIRLLQLSTLDLQQEIQEALESNPMLERQEDGDDFDNSDPMADGADTPTPATKQEEPYQETSYQETSQTVDNLEDGEWNERIPNELPVDTAWEDVYQTSASSLPSNDDDEWDFTTRTSSGESLQSHLLWQLNLAPMSDKDRLIAVTLIDCINEQGYLQESLEEVLEAFDPELDIELDEVEAVLHRIQQFEPAGIAARDLRECLLLQLRQLPAKTPWLAEAQRLAGDYLDLLGNRDYSQLMRRMKLKEDELRQVIELIQSLNPRPGSQIQSGEPEYVVPDVIVRKHNERWLVELNQEAMPRLRVNPQYAGFVKRADSSADNTFMRNQLQEARWFIKSLQSRNETLMKVATQIVEHQRGFLDYGDEAMKPLVLHDIAEAVGMHESTISRVTTQKFMHTPRGIYELKYFFSSHVSTAEGGECSSTAIRAIIKKLVAAENAKKPLSDSKIAGLLEAQGIQVARRTVAKYRESLGIAPSSERKRLM, from the coding sequence ATGAAACCATCGCTAGTCCTGAAGATGGGCCAGCAGCTGACGATGACCCCGCAGCTGCAACAGGCCATTCGCCTACTTCAACTGTCCACCCTGGATCTGCAACAGGAGATCCAGGAGGCCTTGGAGTCCAACCCGATGCTTGAGCGCCAGGAAGACGGCGACGACTTCGACAACTCCGACCCCATGGCCGATGGCGCCGACACCCCCACCCCGGCCACCAAGCAGGAAGAGCCCTACCAGGAGACCAGCTACCAGGAAACCTCGCAGACGGTGGACAACCTGGAAGATGGCGAGTGGAACGAGCGCATCCCCAACGAGCTGCCGGTCGACACCGCCTGGGAAGACGTCTACCAGACCAGCGCCAGCAGCCTGCCGAGCAACGACGACGACGAGTGGGACTTCACCACCCGCACCTCCAGCGGCGAGAGCCTGCAAAGCCACCTGCTCTGGCAGCTCAATCTGGCGCCGATGTCGGACAAGGATCGCCTGATCGCCGTCACCCTGATCGACTGCATCAACGAGCAGGGCTACCTGCAGGAGAGTCTCGAGGAAGTGCTCGAGGCCTTCGACCCGGAACTGGACATCGAGCTCGACGAAGTGGAGGCGGTACTGCACCGCATCCAGCAGTTCGAGCCGGCCGGCATCGCCGCCCGCGACCTGCGCGAGTGCCTGCTGTTGCAGCTGCGCCAACTGCCCGCCAAGACGCCCTGGCTGGCCGAAGCCCAGCGCCTGGCCGGCGACTACCTCGACCTGCTGGGCAACCGCGACTACAGCCAGCTGATGCGGCGCATGAAGCTCAAGGAAGACGAGCTGCGCCAGGTCATCGAGCTGATCCAGAGCCTCAACCCGCGACCCGGCTCGCAGATCCAGTCGGGGGAGCCGGAGTACGTGGTGCCGGACGTCATCGTGCGCAAGCACAACGAGCGCTGGCTGGTCGAACTCAACCAGGAAGCCATGCCCCGCCTGCGGGTCAATCCGCAGTATGCCGGCTTCGTCAAGCGCGCCGACTCCAGCGCCGACAACACCTTCATGCGCAATCAGCTGCAGGAAGCCCGCTGGTTCATCAAGAGCCTGCAGAGCCGCAACGAGACCCTGATGAAGGTCGCCACCCAGATCGTCGAGCATCAGCGCGGCTTCCTCGACTACGGCGACGAGGCGATGAAGCCGCTGGTGCTGCACGACATCGCCGAAGCGGTCGGCATGCACGAATCGACCATCTCGCGGGTCACCACGCAGAAGTTCATGCATACCCCGCGAGGCATCTACGAGCTGAAGTACTTCTTCTCCAGCCACGTCAGCACCGCCGAAGGCGGCGAATGCTCCTCGACCGCCATCCGCGCGATCATCAAGAAACTGGTGGCCGCGGAAAATGCAAAAAAGCCGTTGAGTGACAGCAAGATCGCTGGTTTACTGGAGGCACAGGGCATTCAAGTGGCCCGCCGCACGGTCGCCAAATACCGTGAATCCCTCGGTATAGCGCCCTCCAGTGAGCGCAAGCGGTTGATGTAA
- the lptB gene encoding LPS export ABC transporter ATP-binding protein: protein MATLKAQHLAKSYKGRQVVRDVSLSIDSGQIVGLLGPNGAGKTTCFYMIVGLVRADQGRVLIDDHDVSHQPMHGRARAGIGYLPQEASIFRKLSVADNIMAILETRKELDRAARRDELENLLQEFHISHIRDNLGMSLSGGERRRVEIARALATSPKFILLDEPFAGVDPISVGDIKQIIHHLKAKGIGVLITDHNVRETLDICETAYIVSDGQLIAEGDAAAILANQMVKEVYLGHEFRL from the coding sequence ATGGCCACTCTGAAAGCCCAACACCTGGCCAAGAGCTACAAGGGCCGCCAGGTCGTCCGCGACGTCAGCCTGAGCATCGACAGCGGGCAGATCGTCGGCCTGCTCGGCCCCAACGGTGCCGGCAAGACCACCTGTTTCTACATGATCGTCGGCCTGGTACGGGCCGACCAGGGCCGCGTGCTGATCGACGACCACGACGTCAGCCACCAGCCCATGCATGGCCGCGCTCGCGCCGGCATCGGCTACCTGCCCCAGGAAGCCTCGATCTTCCGCAAGCTCAGCGTGGCCGACAACATCATGGCCATCCTCGAGACCCGCAAGGAGCTGGACCGCGCCGCGCGTCGTGACGAGCTGGAGAACCTGCTGCAGGAGTTCCACATCAGCCATATCCGCGACAACCTCGGCATGAGCCTGTCCGGCGGTGAACGGCGCCGCGTGGAGATCGCCCGCGCGCTGGCCACCTCGCCCAAGTTCATTCTGCTCGACGAGCCCTTTGCCGGGGTCGACCCGATATCGGTCGGCGACATCAAGCAGATCATCCATCACCTCAAGGCCAAGGGCATCGGCGTGCTGATCACCGATCACAACGTGCGCGAAACCCTGGACATCTGCGAAACGGCGTACATCGTCAGCGACGGCCAACTGATCGCCGAAGGCGATGCCGCCGCCATCCTGGCCAACCAGATGGTCAAAGAGGTTTACCTGGGCCACGAGTTCCGCCTCTAG
- the lptA gene encoding lipopolysaccharide transport periplasmic protein LptA, with the protein MRFVKTLPLLLSLSAALGSACAWALPSDRDQPIRVQADSAELDDKQGVAVYRGDVIITQGTLKITGDTVTITQNAQGDIEIFTSVGKPAYYEQKPAADKQIVKAYGLTIQYFAASERIVLIDQAKVIQEGNTFEGEKIVYDTQRQIVNAGRATGTKVSTPRPRIDMVIQPKNKPADQQAQ; encoded by the coding sequence ATGAGGTTCGTTAAAACCCTCCCCCTTCTACTCAGTTTGAGCGCCGCGCTCGGAAGCGCCTGCGCCTGGGCGCTGCCATCCGACCGTGACCAGCCCATCCGCGTGCAAGCCGACAGCGCCGAGCTGGACGACAAGCAAGGCGTGGCCGTCTATCGCGGCGACGTCATCATCACTCAGGGCACGCTGAAGATCACCGGCGACACCGTGACCATCACCCAGAACGCCCAGGGCGATATCGAGATCTTCACGTCCGTCGGCAAGCCCGCCTACTACGAGCAGAAGCCGGCGGCCGACAAGCAGATCGTCAAGGCCTACGGCCTGACCATCCAGTATTTCGCCGCCAGCGAGCGCATCGTACTGATCGACCAGGCCAAGGTGATTCAGGAAGGCAACACCTTCGAAGGCGAGAAAATCGTCTATGACACCCAGCGCCAGATCGTCAACGCCGGGCGCGCCACCGGCACCAAGGTGTCCACGCCGCGCCCGCGCATCGACATGGTGATCCAGCCGAAGAACAAACCAGCCGACCAGCAGGCGCAGTAG
- the lptC gene encoding LPS export ABC transporter periplasmic protein LptC, whose translation MLRKLLTPVLFTLAAALLAAVGYWNINPDSFSDRPAAVGTPNAIDFYVVNANTVQYQADGKLHYEMTASKLEHVQASDITLLTEPNMHLYRGSAYPWKIRSARGEVAPEGKEVELIDQVRVDRTDAKGRPTILTTSRLTLFPEKEYAQTQQAVRIDAANGVTTAQGMKAYLNDGRMLLLSNVRGQHEVR comes from the coding sequence ATGCTGCGTAAACTGCTGACACCGGTCCTGTTCACCCTCGCCGCCGCCCTGCTGGCCGCCGTCGGGTACTGGAATATCAACCCCGACAGCTTCTCGGACAGGCCGGCGGCGGTGGGCACGCCAAACGCCATCGACTTCTACGTGGTCAATGCCAACACCGTGCAGTATCAGGCCGACGGCAAACTGCACTACGAGATGACGGCCAGCAAGCTGGAGCACGTCCAGGCCAGCGACATCACCCTGCTGACCGAGCCGAACATGCACCTGTACCGCGGCAGCGCTTACCCTTGGAAGATTCGCAGCGCCCGGGGCGAGGTGGCCCCCGAAGGCAAGGAGGTCGAACTGATCGACCAGGTGCGGGTCGATCGTACCGACGCCAAGGGCCGCCCCACGATTCTCACCACCAGCCGCCTGACACTGTTCCCCGAGAAGGAATATGCGCAGACCCAGCAAGCCGTTAGAATCGATGCGGCGAACGGGGTGACCACGGCGCAAGGAATGAAAGCGTACTTGAATGACGGCAGGATGCTCCTGCTGTCCAACGTAAGAGGCCAGCATGAGGTTCGTTAA
- a CDS encoding KdsC family phosphatase yields the protein MNPELQNRARAVKLAIFDVDGVLTDGKLYFLVDGSEFKTFNTLDGHGIKMLIASGVRTAIITGRTTPVVERRAQNLGIQHLYQGREDKLAVLDELLGELGLSYEQVAYLGDDLPDLPVIRRVGLGMAVASADSFVRQHAHGVTQARGGEGAAREFCELIMRAQGSLDAAQAAYL from the coding sequence ATGAATCCCGAACTGCAGAACCGCGCCCGCGCGGTCAAACTGGCCATCTTCGACGTCGACGGCGTACTCACCGACGGCAAGCTGTACTTCCTGGTCGACGGCAGCGAGTTCAAGACGTTCAACACCCTGGACGGCCACGGCATCAAGATGCTGATCGCCTCGGGCGTGCGCACCGCCATCATCACTGGGCGCACGACCCCGGTGGTCGAGCGCCGCGCGCAGAACCTCGGCATCCAGCACCTGTACCAGGGCCGCGAGGACAAACTGGCGGTGCTCGACGAGCTTCTCGGCGAACTCGGCCTAAGCTATGAACAGGTCGCCTACCTCGGCGACGACCTGCCGGACCTACCGGTAATACGCCGAGTCGGCCTGGGCATGGCCGTCGCCAGCGCCGACAGCTTCGTCCGCCAGCACGCCCACGGGGTGACCCAGGCCCGCGGCGGTGAAGGCGCGGCCCGCGAATTCTGCGAGCTGATCATGCGCGCCCAGGGCAGTCTCGACGCCGCCCAAGCCGCCTACCTGTAG
- a CDS encoding KpsF/GutQ family sugar-phosphate isomerase — translation MNQPNELIKSAQRTIRLELEAVEELLQRIDGDFVRACQLILASKGRVVVVGMGKSGHIGSKIAATLASTGTTAFFVHPAEASHGDMGMITRDDVVLALSNSGSTAEIVTLLPLIKRLGITLISMTGNPDSPLAKAAEVNLDARVPKEACPLNLAPTSSTTASLVLGDALAIALLEARGFTAEDFAFSHPGGALGRRLLLKVENVMHAGASLPQVRRGTSLRDALLEMTQKGLGMTVVVEPDGRLAGIFTDGDLRRTLDRGLDVRQARIDEVMTVHGKTARAEMLAAEALKIMEDHKINALVVVDEADRPIGALNMHDLLRAGVM, via the coding sequence ATGAATCAACCCAATGAGCTGATCAAGTCCGCACAACGGACCATCCGCCTCGAGCTCGAGGCGGTTGAAGAGTTGCTGCAACGGATCGACGGCGACTTCGTCCGCGCCTGCCAACTCATCCTGGCCAGCAAGGGCCGGGTGGTGGTGGTCGGCATGGGCAAGTCCGGGCATATCGGCAGCAAAATCGCCGCGACGCTGGCCAGCACCGGCACCACTGCGTTCTTCGTGCACCCGGCCGAGGCCAGCCATGGCGACATGGGCATGATCACCCGCGACGACGTGGTACTGGCCCTTTCCAACTCGGGCTCGACCGCGGAAATCGTTACCCTGCTGCCGCTGATCAAGCGCCTGGGCATCACCCTGATCAGCATGACCGGCAATCCGGACTCGCCACTGGCCAAGGCCGCTGAGGTCAATCTGGACGCCCGGGTGCCGAAGGAGGCCTGCCCGCTGAACCTGGCACCGACCTCCTCCACCACCGCCTCCCTGGTGCTCGGCGACGCCCTGGCCATCGCTCTGCTCGAAGCCCGCGGCTTCACCGCCGAAGACTTCGCCTTCTCCCACCCGGGTGGCGCCCTCGGCCGGCGCCTGTTGCTCAAGGTCGAGAACGTGATGCACGCCGGCGCCAGCCTGCCCCAGGTGCGGCGTGGCACCTCGCTGCGCGACGCCCTGCTGGAAATGACCCAGAAGGGCCTGGGCATGACCGTAGTGGTCGAGCCCGATGGCCGCCTCGCCGGCATCTTCACCGACGGCGACCTGCGCCGCACCCTGGATCGCGGCCTCGACGTGCGTCAGGCGCGGATCGACGAGGTGATGACTGTGCACGGCAAGACCGCCCGCGCCGAAATGCTCGCCGCCGAAGCACTGAAGATCATGGAAGACCACAAGATCAATGCCCTGGTGGTGGTCGACGAAGCCGACCGGCCGATCGGCGCGCTGAACATGCACGATTTGCTGCGCGCAGGAGTGATGTAA
- a CDS encoding ATP-binding cassette domain-containing protein gives MSAESQYAVELKGVSFRRGDRDIFKNVDIRIPRGKVTAIMGPSGCGKTTLLRLIAAELKPHQGEVWVNGLNLPKLSRSELFDMRKQMGVLFQSGALFTDLDVFENVAFPLRVHTQLPEEMIRDIVLMKLQAVGLRGAYELMPDELSGGMKRRVALARAIALDPQILMYDEPFVGQDPIAMGVLVRLIRLLNDALGITSILVSHDLAETASIADYLYVVGDTQVLGQGTPSELMESDNPRVRQFMQGTPDGPVPFHYPAVSYRDDLLGGR, from the coding sequence ATGAGCGCCGAGAGTCAGTACGCGGTCGAGCTGAAAGGTGTGAGCTTTCGGCGAGGCGACCGGGATATTTTCAAGAATGTCGATATCCGCATTCCGCGCGGCAAGGTTACCGCGATCATGGGGCCCTCCGGCTGTGGCAAGACCACGCTGTTGCGCCTGATCGCCGCGGAGCTCAAGCCGCACCAGGGCGAGGTATGGGTCAATGGGCTCAACCTGCCCAAGCTCTCGCGCAGTGAATTGTTCGACATGCGCAAGCAGATGGGCGTGCTGTTCCAGAGCGGCGCGCTGTTCACCGATCTCGATGTGTTCGAGAACGTGGCTTTCCCCCTGCGCGTGCACACCCAGTTGCCCGAGGAGATGATTCGCGACATCGTGCTGATGAAATTGCAGGCCGTAGGGCTGCGCGGCGCCTATGAGCTGATGCCGGACGAGCTGTCCGGCGGCATGAAGCGGCGTGTGGCGCTGGCCCGCGCCATCGCCCTCGATCCGCAGATTCTGATGTACGACGAGCCCTTTGTCGGCCAGGACCCGATCGCCATGGGTGTGCTGGTGCGCCTGATTCGGCTGCTCAACGATGCGCTGGGCATTACCAGCATCCTGGTGTCCCATGACCTGGCCGAAACCGCGAGCATCGCCGACTACCTCTATGTGGTTGGCGACACCCAGGTACTGGGCCAGGGCACGCCGTCGGAATTGATGGAGTCGGACAACCCGCGCGTGCGTCAATTCATGCAGGGCACGCCAGATGGGCCGGTGCCGTTCCACTATCCGGCGGTGAGCTACCGCGACGACCTATTGGGGGGGCGCTGA
- the mlaE gene encoding lipid asymmetry maintenance ABC transporter permease subunit MlaE — MRKTSPLERVRLFGRAGLDVLATFGRSSIFLMRAIFGRGTSGKPLQLLIKQLYSVGVMSLAIIVVSGVFIGMVLSLQGFNILARYGSEQAVGQMVALTLLRELGPVVTALLFAGRAGSALTAEIGNMKSTEQLSSLAMIGVDPLKYIVAPRLWAGFISMPLLAMIFSVVGIWGGAMVAVDWLGVYEGSFWANMQNSVSFREDVLNGVIKSLVFAFVVTWIAVFQGYDCEPTSEGISRATTRTVVYASLAVLGLDFILTALMFGDF, encoded by the coding sequence ATGCGCAAGACATCTCCGCTCGAGCGCGTTCGTCTGTTCGGGCGCGCCGGTCTCGATGTGCTGGCCACGTTCGGGCGATCGAGCATTTTCCTGATGCGGGCAATCTTCGGGCGTGGCACCTCGGGCAAGCCGCTGCAGCTGCTGATCAAGCAACTGTATTCCGTGGGGGTGATGTCCCTGGCGATCATCGTGGTGTCCGGGGTCTTCATCGGCATGGTGCTGTCGCTGCAGGGGTTCAACATCCTGGCGCGCTACGGCTCGGAACAGGCGGTCGGGCAGATGGTGGCGCTGACCCTGTTGCGCGAGCTGGGGCCGGTGGTCACCGCCCTGCTGTTTGCCGGTCGCGCCGGCTCGGCGTTGACCGCGGAAATCGGCAACATGAAGTCCACCGAGCAGCTGTCCAGTCTGGCGATGATCGGGGTCGATCCGCTCAAGTACATCGTGGCGCCGCGACTGTGGGCCGGTTTCATCTCGATGCCGTTGCTGGCGATGATCTTCAGCGTGGTCGGGATCTGGGGTGGGGCGATGGTCGCCGTCGACTGGCTCGGCGTCTACGAGGGCTCATTCTGGGCGAACATGCAGAACAGCGTTTCCTTTCGCGAGGACGTGCTCAACGGTGTGATCAAGAGCCTCGTTTTCGCCTTTGTCGTCACCTGGATCGCCGTATTTCAGGGCTATGACTGCGAGCCGACCTCCGAAGGCATCAGTCGCGCCACGACTCGAACTGTTGTCTATGCCTCGCTGGCAGTACTGGGCTTGGACTTTATTCTGACCGCTTTGATGTTTGGAGACTTCTGA
- the mlaD gene encoding outer membrane lipid asymmetry maintenance protein MlaD yields MQNRTLEIGVGLFLLAGLLALLLLALRVSGLALGSGDDTYKVYAHFNNIAGLTVRAKVTMAGVTIGKVTAIDLDRDSYTGRVTMALDNSVDNLPADSTASILTAGLLGEKYVGISVGGEEELLSDGSTIYDTQSSLVLEDLIGKFLLNSVNKDQSN; encoded by the coding sequence ATGCAAAACCGCACACTGGAAATAGGTGTCGGCCTGTTCCTGCTCGCCGGGCTGCTGGCGCTGCTGCTCTTGGCCCTGCGCGTCAGCGGCCTGGCGCTGGGCAGCGGCGACGATACTTACAAGGTCTATGCGCACTTTAACAATATCGCCGGTCTAACCGTGCGGGCCAAGGTGACGATGGCCGGGGTGACCATCGGCAAGGTGACGGCGATCGATCTGGATCGCGACAGCTACACCGGTCGGGTCACCATGGCCCTGGACAATAGTGTCGATAACCTGCCCGCGGACTCGACCGCATCGATCCTCACCGCTGGCCTGCTCGGCGAGAAGTACGTCGGCATCAGCGTGGGTGGCGAGGAGGAGCTGCTCAGCGATGGCAGCACCATCTACGACACCCAGTCGTCCCTGGTGCTGGAGGACCTGATCGGCAAGTTCTTGCTCAACTCGGTCAATAAAGACCAGTCCAATTAA
- a CDS encoding MlaC/ttg2D family ABC transporter substrate-binding protein encodes MLKTLRNSLFLLLAALPLFAVAAPSAHEVVQQTTATLLADLKANKEEYRNNPDAFYTALNNILGPVVDVDGISRGVMTVRYSRQATPEQMARFQESFKRSLMQFYGNALLEYNNQDIRVLPANAQQSPQRTSVDMEIKDGKGAIYPLSYTMVSEGDTWKMRNVIINGINVGKLFRDQFAQSMQNHGNDLDKVIDSWTETVAKARQGKGES; translated from the coding sequence ATGTTGAAGACGCTGCGTAATAGCCTGTTTCTGCTGCTGGCGGCCCTGCCGCTGTTTGCCGTGGCCGCACCCAGCGCCCACGAGGTGGTGCAGCAGACCACCGCGACCCTGCTGGCCGACCTCAAGGCCAACAAGGAGGAGTACCGCAACAATCCGGATGCCTTCTATACCGCGCTGAACAACATTCTCGGTCCGGTGGTGGATGTCGACGGCATCTCCCGCGGAGTCATGACCGTGCGCTACTCGCGTCAGGCGACGCCTGAGCAGATGGCCCGCTTCCAGGAGAGCTTCAAGCGCAGCCTGATGCAGTTCTATGGCAACGCCCTGCTCGAGTACAACAACCAGGATATCCGCGTGCTCCCGGCCAATGCCCAGCAGAGCCCGCAGCGCACTTCGGTGGACATGGAGATCAAGGATGGCAAGGGGGCGATCTACCCGCTGTCCTACACCATGGTCAGCGAGGGCGATACCTGGAAGATGCGCAACGTGATCATCAACGGCATCAACGTCGGCAAGCTGTTTCGCGACCAGTTCGCCCAGTCCATGCAAAATCATGGCAATGACCTGGACAAGGTGATCGATAGCTGGACCGAAACCGTGGCCAAGGCCCGTCAGGGCAAGGGCGAGTCGTGA
- a CDS encoding STAS domain-containing protein produces the protein MTKANISESAAGEIRLRGVLDFRTGPALRERGGQLIGASRADTCVIDCSEVEKSSSVGLALLLALVRDAQAAGKEPMLRGLPQDMREIAKVSGLLEILPLQD, from the coding sequence GTGACCAAGGCGAACATCTCCGAGTCCGCTGCCGGTGAGATCCGTCTCCGCGGCGTGCTCGACTTTCGTACCGGGCCGGCTCTGCGCGAGCGGGGCGGCCAGTTGATCGGCGCCAGTCGCGCCGATACCTGTGTGATCGACTGCTCCGAGGTGGAGAAGTCCAGCAGCGTCGGCCTGGCGTTGCTTCTGGCGCTGGTCCGCGATGCCCAGGCGGCAGGCAAGGAGCCGATGCTGCGTGGCCTGCCCCAGGACATGCGCGAGATCGCCAAGGTTTCCGGCCTGCTGGAGATCCTGCCGCTGCAGGATTGA
- a CDS encoding BolA family protein: MQALEVKSLLEAKLPNTQVEVEGEGCNFQLNLISDELAALSPVKRQQQIYAHLNPWIADGSIHAVSMKFFSRADWATRS, encoded by the coding sequence ATGCAGGCCTTAGAAGTGAAGAGCCTCCTGGAGGCTAAACTGCCGAACACCCAGGTGGAAGTTGAAGGTGAAGGCTGTAACTTCCAGCTGAATCTGATTAGTGATGAGTTGGCCGCCTTGAGTCCGGTCAAGCGTCAGCAGCAAATCTACGCCCACCTCAATCCCTGGATCGCCGATGGCAGCATCCACGCGGTGAGCATGAAATTCTTCAGCCGTGCCGATTGGGCCACGCGCTCCTGA
- the murA gene encoding UDP-N-acetylglucosamine 1-carboxyvinyltransferase, with product MDKLIITGGVRLDGEIRISGAKNSALPILAATLLGDAPVTICNLPHLHDITTMIELFGRMGIEPIIDEKLSVEVDARAIKTLVAPYELVKTMRASILVLGPMVARFGEAEVALPGGCAIGSRPVDLHIRGLEAMGAQIDVEGGYIKAKAPEGGLRGARFFFDTVSVTGTENIMMAATLAKGRSVLENAAREPEVVDLANCLIAMGAKIEGAGTDTITIDGVERLHGARFSVMPDRIETGTYLVAAAITGGRVKVKDVDPTTLEAVLSKLQEAGAEITSGTDWIELDMKGKRPKAVTLRTAPYPAFPTDMQAQFIALNAIAEGTGTVIETVFENRFMHVHEMLRMGAQILVEGNTAIVTGSEKLKGAPVMATDLRASASLVLAALVAEGDTLIDRIYHIDRGYECIEEKLQLLGAKIRRVPG from the coding sequence ATGGATAAGTTGATTATTACCGGCGGCGTGCGCCTCGATGGCGAAATCCGCATTTCCGGGGCGAAGAACTCCGCCCTGCCGATTCTCGCCGCGACCCTGCTGGGCGATGCGCCGGTGACCATCTGCAACCTGCCGCACCTGCACGACATCACCACCATGATCGAGCTGTTCGGGCGCATGGGCATCGAGCCGATCATCGACGAGAAGCTCAGCGTGGAAGTCGACGCGCGGGCGATCAAGACCCTGGTTGCGCCCTATGAGCTGGTCAAGACCATGCGCGCCTCGATCCTGGTGCTGGGGCCGATGGTCGCGCGCTTCGGCGAGGCCGAAGTGGCGCTGCCCGGCGGCTGCGCCATCGGCTCGCGCCCGGTCGACCTGCACATCCGCGGCCTCGAGGCCATGGGGGCGCAGATCGATGTGGAAGGCGGCTACATCAAGGCCAAGGCGCCGGAAGGCGGCCTGCGTGGCGCGCGCTTCTTCTTCGATACCGTCAGCGTCACCGGTACCGAGAACATCATGATGGCGGCCACTCTGGCCAAGGGTCGCAGCGTGCTGGAAAATGCCGCGCGCGAGCCGGAAGTGGTCGACCTGGCCAACTGCCTGATCGCCATGGGCGCCAAGATCGAGGGCGCGGGTACCGACACCATCACCATCGACGGCGTCGAACGCCTGCATGGCGCGCGTTTCAGCGTGATGCCCGACCGCATCGAAACCGGCACCTATCTGGTGGCCGCCGCCATCACCGGCGGCCGGGTCAAGGTCAAGGACGTCGATCCGACCACTCTCGAGGCGGTGTTGTCCAAGCTGCAGGAGGCCGGTGCGGAAATCACCAGCGGTACCGACTGGATCGAGCTGGACATGAAAGGCAAGCGGCCGAAGGCCGTGACCCTGCGTACCGCCCCCTATCCGGCGTTCCCCACCGACATGCAGGCGCAGTTCATCGCCCTCAACGCGATCGCCGAAGGTACCGGCACCGTCATCGAGACGGTGTTCGAGAACCGCTTCATGCATGTGCATGAAATGCTGCGCATGGGCGCGCAGATCTTGGTCGAGGGCAACACCGCCATCGTCACCGGCAGCGAGAAGCTCAAGGGCGCGCCGGTGATGGCCACCGACCTGCGCGCCTCCGCCAGCCTGGTGCTCGCCGCGCTGGTCGCCGAGGGCGATACGCTGATCGACCGCATCTACCACATCGACCGTGGCTACGAGTGCATCGAGGAGAAGCTGCAGCTGCTGGGCGCCAAGATCCGCCGCGTGCCGGGTTGA